In the Arachis hypogaea cultivar Tifrunner chromosome 20, arahy.Tifrunner.gnm2.J5K5, whole genome shotgun sequence genome, GTTAACGGAATCCGTTACGAGACGCCGTCACTGTGCCGGAATTCGAAGGAAGCTCAGAACAATGCCGCTATGCTCGCCTTCGAGCATCTCTCTTCCCAACAGCCCTCCGTCATAAACCCTTCCCCTCCTCCTTTCCCCCCAAAGCCCAGGCTCATGCTTAGGCCCAAGCCCAAGCCAAACAACATTCCAATCACCGGCACTCCTACTCTCCCAGGCTTGGATTCTTTCCCCCAACCCACCCTCTTCCCGGGACTCTCTTCTTTCCCGCAGCATCCTTCTCTCTTTGCTCATTCCGCTGCTTCATCGGCTCCTTCACATCACTGTACGTCTTTTCTTTGCATTCTCATATTGTAAATTTGTGATATCAAATCAGTGATTCTGAGAGTTTCATTTATAACACAAAATGAATTGGTTTTTTCCAAACTGAAATAATCTGACTTTGTACTTGTTTGAATTGAAGATGCATGGATAAGATCTTATTGAACATTGTTAAAATGagattgattttggtatatttcaGGTACCCCTAGTGCGAGCACTGGTATCAACAACATACTACCCACAAGTAAAGTGCTGCCACAGAAATTAGAAGGAGGATGCCAAATTTCTCAGATAATTGGCCCTGTTACAGCTGCTAGAGATACCGTGACAACAGCAGATCGGAAAAGTGAGTCAACTGCTCTTTCTCTGCTTCCGTTATTGTTAGTTTGTTTGATTAGTTTGACATTTAATTTGTTTAGCATGCTTATATGCTAAAATTATTTCCAGTTGTGTAGGTTCtttcttttctcaatttaatgATCCAAAATGATGAATGATTCACAAGTTTGCATGTGGTATTGTATAAACTATTGTTAGTATTGTATCTATTTATTTCTACTCTATAATGTGTCATATTTTAATTGGGTGTTTATTTTAATCTGAGTTACCTTCTCCACTCTTTCGTCGTCGTTGTGCCTCCCAAGTATCACCGTCTCATTAgtattttgttttctctttccaaATCATTCTTCTAGAAAaggtactccaactctctctaatCGCGTTTACTCCTCCTCACTCCTTCGTCATCGTCATTACGCCTCCCAAGCATCACCGTCTCATTGGGTGTCTTATTTTCTCTTCCCAAATCATTTTTTcgtactccaactctctctaatTACGTTTACTCCTCCCCATTGTACTCCTTCATCGTCGTCTTTACGCTTCCCAAGCATCACTGTCTCATTGGGTGTCTTGTTTTCTCTTCCCAAATCATTCAATTTAGAAAAGGTACTCCAATTCTCTCTAATTGCGTTTACTTCTCCCCATTCCTTTGTTGTCGTTGTGCCTCCTAAGTATCACCGTCTTCCAAGATATTATTAACTTTCATGAGATTAAAGTAACTCAGATTAAATAAACACCCAATTAAAATATGACACATCAGAGAGAGTAACTTGCATGTTACTTTAGAGAGGGTAGGATAGCATTCACCATATATTTATGCATGTGAGTGTATGATTGAATGGTGGCTCAAAATTTGTGGTTTATATCTTTTTTGTTGAGACTTGTTAAGTTGTATAAATTCTAATTTGTCATTCTAGGAAAAAGACTTTAGCTGTAGTTGTCTATTTTGAATATGGTATATTTCATGATCTATTTTCTTGTATGTATGACACTCATGGTTTGATATAGTTGGTATTCGATATATACACATATTCTAATTTAGAAGTTCTGTTGTTATATTCTCTTCCCGTTGTATTTGTTACAGATATGGCACACTTGTACAAGAATCAACTACAAAACTATGCTCAAAAGCAAAACCTACCGTTACCGGTGTACACTTCCGAGTGGGAGGGCCCTCCTCATGCCATGCGTTTCAAGTGCAAAGTCACACTTGATGGACAGACCTACGAATGTCCTACCGCCTTTTCTAAATTGAAGGATGCTGAACATGCAGCAGCTGAAGTTGCTTTATTGTCATTATTGCGGGGAGGATTTCAAGAGGTTAGTCTTATTCACCTATAGCCATTTACTGAAATTTCTTGTATAACATCTTAATTCTTTTTCTTAATGTTGCTTGCATGCATATGATTTCTGAAAAGATTCAGGATAATTCCGTATTATACAAGAACCTTTTACAAGAATTGGTCCAAAAGGAAGGATTTAGCCTGCCTTCTTATAATACAGAAAGATCTGGCGAAGCTCATATTCCGACATTTATTTCATACGTGGAAGTTGAAGGGAAAGTTTTCACTGGTCAAGAAGCCAAAACCAAGAAACAGGCAGAGATGAATGCAGCAAAGGTTGCATACACCACTTTAAAAGAACAAAAAGGTAGTTTCATAATTTTCCATTTTATAATATGTCCACAAATATGGATCTGAATATTTATTGACCTATAAATGCTGAGGACTGATCATCATTGAAATGCAGTAAGTGAACTTCTGCACAACTTAGCTTCCTGCTCTTGCTGCATATTACATGTAAAACCCTCTGAATCTAACCATAGAATATAGATGAGCAGCAAGAGGAGGAATAAATGAGCTGCATATCCCATTAAAGCAACTGAGGCAGGGAATTctgctttagtttttttttttttttttttttttttgcatttaacTCCAAATAAATGTGACTTTATAGAATATTTGGAACCTGGAAAGCACAAAATTCGCCAAAGAATTTGTAttgttactattattatatttttattaaggtGCAAGCTCCTGGTATCTTGGTATTTACTCTGAAATGCTGGTTGTTTTATTTCTGCTTGGTGTTTTGATCAGGCAAGTCAGAGCAGAGGTCTTTACTCCCTTTGTTAGATCATCCGGGGAAAGCTCCTGAACCTGAGTCAGTACCTGACTGCTCAGATTCAACTGTCCAAACTGAATTCCAGCATCATGCTAATCCAAACTATCCTGTAATCCCTGGAGTAATCTCATCAAGCCAACCTAACAAAAGTAAGGGTAAGTCCTCAAAACTATTTTCATTCTTACTCGCTGCCCTTTTCTGAAACAAGATTGTGGGAAATCTCAGAAGCTTTCCTGAAGTTTGTAAATTCTCTGGTGTCTTAAGGCCAAATACTATATTCTTTAGCATTCGAGAAAATATAAGTTAGATCATAATGTTAATGATAGAGAATTAAGAATTCAAGTTAAGGTCATTATAGTCAATCTATTAAATAACTAAACTgccattaaaatatttataaaaaaaatattaaaatattaagttatatttttttcttattattatatttttattaaggtTTAAGTGCCTGGTATCTTGGTATTTACTCTGAAATGCTGGTTGTTTTATTTCTGCTTGGTGTTTTGATCAGGCAAGTCAGAGCAGAGGTCTTTACTCCCTTTGTTAGATCATCCGGGGAAAGCTCTTGAACCTGAGTCAGTACCTGACTACTTAGATTCAACTGTCCAAACTGAATTCCAGCATCATGCTAATCCAAACTATCCTGTAATCCCTGGAGTAATCTCATCAAGCCAACCTAACAAAAGTAAGGGTAAGTCCTCAAAACTATTTTCATTTTTACTCGCTGCACTTTTCTGAAACAAGATTGTGGGAAATCTCAGAATCTTACCTGAAGTTTGTAAATTCTCTGGTGTCTTAAGGCCAAATACTATATTCTTTAGCATTCGAGAATATATAAGTTAGATCATAATGTTAATGATAGAGAATTAAGAATTCAAGTTAAGGTCATTATAGTCAATCTATTAAATAACTAAACTGCCATTAGCTTTTTTTGGGACAACAACTAATTGGCAAGTTTGCAATGGTTTTTCACTTGGTTGCAAATACAGTAGTAAACAGAATCCAATATGCTCTTAGAAAGTCCTGCTTTTAGTGTTATTGTAGGTCTTTTTAGATCAGAACTTCACCCAATTCAATTAATTAGGTCAATGTCTAGCTTAATCACTTCAAAGACAGCAAAAGGTTGCTTTCTAAAAATCTATTAAAACTGTCTTGGTTTGTCCATCATATGGTGGATGATATGCTGCACTCAATTTAAGAAAGGTTTTGGACAATTTCCAGGAGCGCTAAGCATAAGAATCCTTGAGGATGCTGCAGTTTCTGGCCTCCCACTGTTGATGTTTGGAAATGTTGTGCTAATAGCTTTAGTGCCTTTTGCCACCTATAATGACAGATTTTTTGCCTTTATACAGTGACCTGTAGCTAGATAAGGGCATGattgatttctttttttattttcgatgtttactatttttataattttgtgaagaaaaaatagaaatatgATAAATAGATTTTGTTGTTTTTGCTTTTCCTAGTTTTCGGGGATGAACCGATACAGTTGATTTATAATGTGTAATTCATTGATAAGTTCATTTGACACAGAAAAACAATGTGTTAAAGTTTGCTGTAAAACTCTGaccgaaaaaataaaagaaaagaagagaagagtttGTGCTAACCCATGCACTGCCATTCCATCTCCAGAGCCTGTTGTTACAAAGAAGAAAGGGTCCTCCTCTGCATCTGGATGCGCAAATGGCAGCATGAAGGACTCTTTCTCATCAGTTGTCAATGCATCTGGATGCGCAAATGGCAGCATGAAGGACTCTTTCTCATCAGTTGTCAAGGCGGCTGCAGCCACACCTTCACTCTCAGACAGCAAGAATATGGCTTCCAACACAAACAATATGCCTTCCACTGCATCAGGCTCCCCGGGACGCAGAAAAAGGGTGGTAGTTTACTCGCGGGAGACTAATGTGGAAGTTGAAGGAGGTGGCACTTTGATGCCAATTAGTGATGAAAAATGGGTTGCTTACGAATATTCCCATTGAGAACTAAATTGGTAGAAGAATCTGCAGACTTGCTTGTAATGTGTATCATAGTTTGCGAGTCTGAAATGGATTGTGTTTGGCAAGACTATGCTATTTATCAAATTTGGGGGATCAAATCTTTAGATGAAAAGAACTTTAAAGGGCGTAACTAATACTTTgaatataatgaaaaaaaaaaaagaactttttTAAGATGTCTTTTATCATGCAAAACTTATCATATCATTGCCCTCAATATTTTTTCCACTAAACACAAAAACTCAGCTACAAGGATCCTAAAGTTTTGGTGCAAGTGCTCTAAAAAAGCTTCTTGGTTTTTGTCTGATCATTCAAATTTTATCCATAGAAAATTCCTATAAATCCTTAAGGTCCATTGAGCTGAACTAGTATAACTGGAGAGTATTGTTATAATATCAATCCAATTCGATCAATATTCTAATCATGATTGTAATTGCTCGTTAAGTGAAAACAGAAGAATAGTTTGTATCTAATTTCTGAGTAGTGTAGCCATTTTTGTTATCCAGATTTTAATGAAAGTCCaatattttttaaacattaaattaaattaaattgcaatGAACACCTTATTTTTCAAGCGTtgacatataatatatattatctcCTTATATTccactttttaatttgaatatggaagAAAAAGTGGTGTTAGACTCGAATATGGAAAATTAAGGTGCTTCACAGCCATGTGGTGTCAGTGGAACAAAACTCAGAGAGTTTGAGTTCTTCATCAGTAAACGGACGGTCCGAATTGCGTTTGATATTTCATTTCATAAAATAATTGACAACAACAAACAATTCGAAGGGTCTGTTTTCTAGCTTCGGAAATTCATATTTGCTCAACCACAAGTTGGACCATGCGATTTCTtaagcaaaattttaaaattaaacaactcgcatggtccgatttgtgtaatatgagcttttttccattttttaacacaaatcggaaCCTCCAATTTGTGTactcccacaattttaaaaaacacaaaaaattatcaTGTCAAAATATATCACTCATTTTGCTcccatttaaaaaatttttagccCTTATATTCCTCATATGTGCCAATTTGCACATTCTTATTTTCTAGCGCCTGCAACTTTTCACATCTTGATTAAATATAAAATTGTTTCCCATCGTCTAAACCAATGTTCCACACTTACTTGCTTTCACCCTCCCTCAGTTGCGGAAGAAGCCGCCCTATGCCGGTACCTCCACTTTcttatattattttctaattttcatCAAATGTCGCCTTCATCAACATTCTAATATCACCATGACACCATACCACATACTATATATATTGATCAGCCAGAAAATGCAAACTCGTAGCTAGCTAGCTATATATCATTCTGAACACTAATTATTATAGTTAAAAGAAACATTGTTTGAGAATTTTCAGTACGTATTATTATTAGCTTCTTTTTTCATCTAGcttaattaattaagattaaatGGCGTCATCATCAGCTCGCTTAGCCTTGATTGCTGTTTCCATGGTTTTGCTTTGGTCGGTCTGTATAGCAACTGATTACGTCGTGGGTGATGACAAGGGCTGGTCTCCTTATTTCAATTACACACAGTGGGCACATGATAAAGATTTCCACGTCGGTGACCGCCTCGGTATGTTTACTAAAAAAATTCAAGTGCTAAATAAATTATGGTGAAAACTCAGCtgcagtcgacttcatgtgaagttgatagcagcttcatgtgaagttgatagttgagagtcgttatatgaaaatttagttaaatcagtcaaatcatctaaccgtTCTCAGtaatcaactttacgtgaagtcgactgcatctGAGTTTCCACTCTAAAATAttcgtataaaatataaattaaaaataaataaaataatatatatttatatataatgatataataattaaaatttattaaaaaaatcttttaaattaaatttattatcaaattatttattttaaaaatttaaaaattaataaaaaaataatataaattattaaattttaaattttttaaacataaaattctAATATCATAAGATGTTATAAAATCACTTAGTCTAAAAACTTAAGTCCATAAAAAGGAACAAAACTTACTATAAGGTGGCTTAAATAATGGAAGCTTACTCTTTTAACGCTTGTTGTGCAGTGTTCAAATACGACAAGCAGAAGCACAATGTGTTCAAAGTGAATGGTACACTCTTTAACTCATGCACCGCCCCAAACGACACAGAGCCATTTTCCTCAGGTCATGATTTCATTTCACTGGAAACCGAAGGAAGGAAGTGGTACATCTGTGGAAAGAGCGACCACTGTGTTAACCGTCAGATGAAGCTACTCATCTATGTCGGATCTGCTGCTCCTGCACCTGCtcctacttctggtgctcctcatTCTTTGCCGTCGTCGTCGTCGTTCTACATTGCTGCAACTCTTGCCATTGCTGCCATTTTATTCTTCTGAGATTAGTTTGAGGTTCTTCGTCTTCGTTGCTTGTTATGGAAAGTAACGGTTTCAGATGTATGTGCTTCTAGCTTTAATGTCACTGctttttatttagttgtttttgtttttaatcttaaatgagatttattttttaattatcatatATACTAGATAGTttgattataatatatattacagATAAAATGAAtcatcttattattttttatatttattataaaatataataaatcatatacaaaagaaaaaattaaattaatctatTCGTTTTTTACATAcgcatatatataattttaatatactattaatgtaaattaaaaaatatattaacaattatttttttatactttttctataaataattatctaataaaatagatataattaaacaTTGAGTTATCAGTCCGTGCTTCAAAATTATACTATATACTGGCATTCGTCAATCATGCACTACAATTCAAGCCACTTAATTACAAAAGCAACTCGTTTAATATAAAACCAATTATTTTGCTGTTTTCAATATAGGAAAATTTggaagtgtatatatatatacttaagaAGAagcaattttattattattattattattattattattattattacatctgGTGGCCAAGGTAACTAGAAAATCTCTGTAGTGACCAGATGGAATGGCTTCATGAAGAAAATGAGTAAGGTCCTTGCCGTACTTTTCCTTGAAAACGTTGTTGATGTCATCCATGTCCACCTCAACCCTACTTATCAATGTTCGTGCCAATGTTTCTATGCCTCTTCTTCCCCCTTTCATGCTTCTATGCAGTAACTGTcaatagaattttaaagattttaaataatTCAAccatgaaaatataaaataaaaatacactatttTCAACTCAAAATATTAAAGATATTAAATTAATGAGTCTctcattttataaatttttagttttttttttttttttcaacgtgGGACTAATTTCATAAGATTCTAACACGCAACATTAACATATGGAGGTGATACAGGGGAGAAGGGGGGTTACCTTTGCATAATAGCATGCTGGATTATAAATACATTTAACAACCACAGTTAGAGCTTCACCAAATTGCCCATACTCTCCCCTCTTGATGGCCTAATAAAAAAccaattaaattaattcaaataatcaattaaataaaattttaattagtagGAAATTGTGTTGGCTAGCTAATAGTACTTTTGTGTAGTCATGGCCATAAATGCGTTTGTAACTGGAAAATGTTAGCTTCAATTGGGGAATGCTTCTCTTGCTCAGGATTTCAAGAACAACAGCTTCATCTGCAGCTCCTAAGCTTCCCTCACCAGTTTCATAAAGCCTCCTTGCATCGCACTTAGATATATGTTGGCTCACATCTGCTTCATGTGCTTTGTGTGATGCAGCTAATGCCACCAGAATCTGTAATAATTTACTCAAATATTTATCACTCCAACGAGTAaccataaaaaaactaaaattttatctaatagtgaataattttttaatcttttatgaataattttgtcttttaaatattatattatagaaTTTTTTAAGACATATTTGTATGTAGTTTTATTGTTAtaataattctcataaaattacTTCTTTCAGAAAGttaaattaatagaaaaaaatatacgtacgaataattatatctctaatttttatttgtcttaagattttttttttgagaaattctaatattatatcatcaaaatatttttttttaaatttaaacggATAAAATTAGACACATGAATGATTATatgtctaaaaataataataaaataataatcaaacaaaatttgttttaaaaaaaaatcatttcctTAGATTTATAAATAGAACAATGGATAACTTGCATGAATGATTTGAGTGTAGTCTCCACAAGACTCAAAACAAAGAGGCATACCTTTTGAAATGGACTTGGAGGGTCCAAATTGATAATGTCTTGATCCAAAAGCCTTCTAAACCTTTTGTGATATGCTTGTGTGATGAGGAGAACATGACTTGATTTTCTGCCCACAAAAATTTCCACAAGAGCCTTGAAATTGATCTCATCTTGTTGAAGAGCTTCTCTGGCTACAACTGCATCTCTTTCATGTGGGTCAAGAATCCACAAGGACAAAGCACACAAAGAACATTTCATTGATGATGATTTCAACCCATCATCTTCTTCATTATAATATCTTTGGAAGTGACTTGTTAAGTCTTCACCATACTCTGCTTTGTAGGTTTCCCTTAGTTGTTGCCTTTCAAGTTGGCTTAATCCAGCAAGAGAAGATGGATTCAGTTGTTGCCTCAAACCCACCAAAGAGTCTTGAATCTTCTTGGAATCAAGCTCCAAATTGTGGTTTGAGAAGGTTAGAATGTTGGTAGCCATATGAGAGAGATCAGAGAGACAGAGAGAAACAGAGATTTTAGGGAGAGACTACAACTGACTCCTATTTAAACAAACATGAGTTCCTATTTTATTAAACGACAAAAATATCATTGATTTTTTATTTCgaagacaaataaatttttgactaattaaaaatacaaaaatattactcattttgatatttaagttctttggagtgatTGATttgtttaactttttaaaatacgTGACATTTAAGTTTTTTCGAGTGATCgatttgttcttatatattttgcaTAGAGAAACTTAAAtgtcttatattttaaaaagttagagacatttttatattttcaattagtcAAAGACTTGTATGTTTTTGAATTAAAAAGTTAGagacttatttatcttttttttttgttttattttataaaataatttaattaagctAGTTGGTATTACTAATCAGCCATTAAAGTAGCATGGGACATATTTTAGAACGAAAATGTCCCATAACCAAAAAAAATTAGGTTTTAAATCAACAAACATTTTACAACAAAATAATCAAACGTGTAATGATAAAATGGATTtagattctctaaagtttgaatttcactttagagagtaaagtgtgatctctcaccatttattttatagatgggagcaagaataaatatgagagagaaactattcaagggtagaagatcacactttaccctctaaaatacaaatttaaaatttagaagatccaaattctgataaaataatcaatttttttttcatcagcataattaaattttttgataaataccaaatatatatcttttatacGGTAACTTTTTTGTGCTCAtataatatgattaattttagaaattttataAATCATTTGTTAAAATACTTTTTGAGCATTTGATATATACTTGTGCCAAATGTTATTAACAATAATGTTTGTTGGTTctataaaatacatatataagaaATGCTAATCTTCGTCCTTAAATTCTAAATCCCATATGTAAAGGTTATTAGCAATGAAAAAAGTCCTCTATTTTTTACCCTAAAAGTCTCATGATGAtgtttattaattaactaaatgTTGACTTGGCAAATTACAATACTTACTGGCAAGCTAAATTATGTTAACAAGACTTGTCACATATCAGCATTTGGCATACCACGTTACCATTTAAAGAACCAAATTAGCAATAAATATTAAGatatatcatttttaaattttatgactaaaaccaaaaaaaaactttctttgtctttttatttacatttcaatattttttattttagaattttataaaaaataaaaataaaaataaaaataatattttattatcttcatattttttataaaatactaaaaacattaaatattaataatgaaaataaaaaaagagaaaaaatattaaaaaaactaaCTTTTAATTAGCCAACTATAGAGTTtaggtttataatttaagatttatagttaaaaatttatgattaaagtctaaatttaagataaacaaaataatttttttaaaaattaatcgaaAAAAATTAGTTACCTAACGTTACTTAAACAAAAATGCAACTAATCAAAGACAAGGCAAATAGATTAGAACTAAAAAGAGTGAATACCGGCAACAAGGtcccaagaaaaaaaaagcacCCAATCCGACTCCTGATCTTTTTTTGGATTGATTAGTTTCtgtgcaaaaaaaaataatattgacttTTTTGACACATGGGTCTCGTCATTTCGAAGTAATTGTTAGGGACcgggttgaattttttttttatcaaggaTCTCATTGTCTTTTGAGATAATTGTTAGGGgctattttgtgtttttctcaactaaaaattatgtattttatttgtgGTCACCAAAAAGTACAATTCTTGCTTGAAGGGCAAGGCAGGATCATAAGCAAAAATGGGAAGTGGGGGGAGTCATGAGTCATGAGTAGTGTACTCCCCTCCAAAACATTTTTGGGGTGGAATTCAAAGTCCAAAAGGTAAAGATGAAGTGAAATTTTGCTCTGAATGGAGTTGATGGTGATGTGTAACGCAGGTTGTATAGGTGGGTCTTGGTGCCATGTGATGTTTTATTTTTTGCTCAAATAATTCTCAATGCTTTCCAAGTAAGCTTTTAGTACACACTTCTTCCTTTCCAAAACCCAACCCACCTTGAGAGTTTCCCATTGAACAATATAATGCTATTCTGACAAATCTTCTATCTTTGATATATACTTTGATGCATCATTAGCCATGCAACCTAGAAAATTATGGTTTTATATATGAGAAAAGTTGCATCAATCGTACAGTTCATTTTTCATCAAACTTTTGATATTTTAATACGAAGGATGAGGGTTTCAAAATAAATGTAGTTAGAAACTAGGGGCGTTCAAGGTCTGGGGTAAAATTCAACTTGGATTCTATATATTTTATTGGTatcgaatttattatttttatccgaTGATATTTTAGGGTCGAGTTTGAGTTATGTTTTGAATtaggataaatttttttataataaaaatatatatttgttaataaaattagtaatattatattatatttttattttttaattaatatttttgtattatatgatatttttttaaataatttatttaatataaatatgatgtaatatttattaaatttaattttttaaaataaaatttttttactttaatatataaaatttttataaatttatatatattaattatatatcagATAGACTCGATTTAACCCAATTTATTTTATATCACTATTAAATCGAATCAAAATAGATCCAGTAAATTTTTAGGATCGAATTTATTCATAAACACCtctaattaaaagttagaactTAGACGTTACAACATTATATATAGATTAGGAAGAATTTTAAATGTATCAAAAATATCGATATTCTAGTTATTTTAACTgttaatctaaattataaaaaatatatataatatattaattctgCTAATAACATTTCTGTTAATTTCTACCAACTCTTATTTATGACTGTATTTAATAGAAGTGTTTTTATAaatgtatctaataaaaatatcttttttatcatagtgtttaataaaaatatttttatatatatattttttagatatatctttttatatatgtgtttaaaatataataattaattattattaataataaattaatattatatatttttttataatatatattaattaaaatcaagttACGGCTGATTATAGATTATAGGGTGTTCACATGCATGCATCTCCAACCTTGGTGATAGAGCAGCAGCCTGCAGAAGCATGCCGTGCCTGGACCGCACGCACGTCTACATCGTAAAGGGTCAAGGTTTTGGTGCATTTTACTGTGAAGAGAAATAGTTAAAtacttatatagaatatatagaatgtgtattttatttttattacttttttaaaataaattatacgcTCTTTTTTacgtaaaaatttttttatcatagaaTTAGCCCAAGATTTTTCTGGTGACACAAAGTTGGATTTtgacaatgtaaaaaaaaagtttctgaaaattattttgatttaaaaggagaaaaaatatatatatattttttcaattctTATTTAGACATTTAAGTGAGAAGAgtgtcatttttttaataaagaatatACACAAATACaacaatattatgtatttatttattaattattaaatttttttatgataaatacatatgttattaatttatttttaatatatattattttatatttttatatgtattttatattagtaattaattttagtgtatatttaGTATGATCGACAAATATAATACACCGAAAAATTTGTTAActaaaggatatatatatatataaacaaatattcCAATAATTACTGTGTTAGATTTTGAATTTTCCCCATTTCAATGTTTAAAAGAAGTTTAGATAGATAAACTATAAAAGTAGGTTAGATACTTGGAACCActtttataatagaaaaagaaaaagaacaatggAAAGAGAACAAGgagtcaagaaaaaaaaaatcaaattgttgaaagaaaaggaaggaaaaaaaatttttttttgtggttcAAGAAACATTTCTAAATTTGAGCGATGCATTCAGCTAACTCAACCAAGCAATGTAAGTATATAACAGTAAAGATTATTTACAATATCAAGGTCATAAAACAATTTTAGTTAATAAAAACTAATGTATATATCCGTATGAtgtatgaaaaatatttatt is a window encoding:
- the LOC112783286 gene encoding uncharacterized protein isoform X5, giving the protein MYKTKVQELCQKRSWSLPEYETTRDGPDHNPRFTAAVTVNGIRYETPSLCRNSKEAQNNAAMLAFEHLSSQQPSVINPSPPPFPPKPRLMLRPKPKPNNIPITGTPTLPGLDSFPQPTLFPGLSSFPQHPSLFAHSAASSAPSHHCTPSASTGINNILPTSKVLPQKLEGGCQISQIIGPVTAARDTVTTADRKNMAHLYKNQLQNYAQKQNLPLPVYTSEWEGPPHAMRFKCKVTLDGQTYECPTAFSKLKDAEHAAAEVALLSLLRGGFQEIQDNSVLYKNLLQELVQKEGFSLPSYNTERSGEAHIPTFISYVEVEGKVFTGQEAKTKKQAEMNAAKVAYTTLKEQKGKSEQRSLLPLLDHPGKAPEPESVPDCSDSTVQTEFQHHANPNYPVIPGVISSSQPNKSKGKSEQRSLLPLLDHPGKALEPESVPDYLDSTVQTEFQHHANPNYPVIPGVISSSQPNKSKEPVVTKKKGSSSASGCANGSMKDSFSSVVNASGCANGSMKDSFSSVVKAAAATPSLSDSKNMASNTNNMPSTASGSPGRRKRVVVYSRETNVEVEGGGTLMPISDEKWVAYEYSH
- the LOC112783286 gene encoding uncharacterized protein isoform X10; this encodes MYKTKVQELCQKRSWSLPEYETTRDGPDHNPRFTAAVTVNGIRYETPSLCRNSKEAQNNAAMLAFEHLSSQQPSVINPSPPPFPPKPRLMLRPKPKPNNIPITGTPTLPGLDSFPQPTLFPGLSSFPQHPSLFAHSAASSAPSHHCTPSASTGINNILPTSKVLPQKLEGGCQISQIIGPVTAARDTVTTADRKNMAHLYKNQLQNYAQKQNLPLPVYTSEWEGPPHAMRFKCKVTLDGQTYECPTAFSKLKDAEHAAAEVALLSLLRGGFQEIQDNSVLYKNLLQELVQKEGFSLPSYNTERSGEAHIPTFISYVEVEGKVFTGQEAKTKKQAEMNAAKVAYTTLKEQKGKSEQRSLLPLLDHPGKAPEPESVPDCSDSTVQTEFQHHANPNYPVIPGVISSSQPNKSKSEQRSLLPLLDHPGKALEPESVPDYLDSTVQTEFQHHANPNYPVIPGVISSSQPNKKPVVTKKKGSSSASGCANGSMKDSFSSVVNASGCANGSMKDSFSSVVKAAAATPSLSDSKNMASNTNNMPSTASGSPGRRKRVVVYSRETNVEVEGGGTLMPISDEKWVAYEYSH
- the LOC112783286 gene encoding uncharacterized protein isoform X8, whose amino-acid sequence is MYKTKVQELCQKRSWSLPEYETTRDGPDHNPRFTAAVTVNGIRYETPSLCRNSKEAQNNAAMLAFEHLSSQQPSVINPSPPPFPPKPRLMLRPKPKPNNIPITGTPTLPGLDSFPQPTLFPGLSSFPQHPSLFAHSAASSAPSHHCTPSASTGINNILPTSKVLPQKLEGGCQISQIIGPVTAARDTVTTADRKNMAHLYKNQLQNYAQKQNLPLPVYTSEWEGPPHAMRFKCKVTLDGQTYECPTAFSKLKDAEHAAAEVALLSLLRGGFQEIQDNSVLYKNLLQELVQKEGFSLPSYNTERSGEAHIPTFISYVEVEGKVFTGQEAKTKKQAEMNAAKVAYTTLKEQKGKSEQRSLLPLLDHPGKAPEPESVPDCSDSTVQTEFQHHANPNYPVIPGVISSSQPNKSKSEQRSLLPLLDHPGKALEPESVPDYLDSTVQTEFQHHANPNYPVIPGVISSSQPNKSKEPVVTKKKGSSSASGCANGSMKDSFSSVVNASGCANGSMKDSFSSVVKAAAATPSLSDSKNMASNTNNMPSTASGSPGRRKRVVVYSRETNVEVEGGGTLMPISDEKWVAYEYSH